In the Lates calcarifer isolate ASB-BC8 linkage group LG24, TLL_Latcal_v3, whole genome shotgun sequence genome, one interval contains:
- the mtfr1 gene encoding mitochondrial fission regulator 1 yields MSKDYARIEMDLAFGSAKPYGSSRSIVRRIATSLPLKPCPRVHFQLHPYAEDAGVLIGARRQNCQVASLADVGWIDRDEEWEDDVDFFGRPRSGVPQGLVFRAHQPQRRPLTRRRSLPSLHQGAPDPQGPTVASDEAIQKISALETELAKLRAQIAQIVLAQEQNTKPAATTGTPPPPPPPCGTLPPPPPPPPPPPPPPPPPSLQRTFSAIDLIKERRGKRTDGQTVLDPKPAEIPSMLDVLKDMNKVKLRSVKSRPVEVDTKVKSSEPADAAALIAEALKRKFAHRYRHDSGQEDKEDKEDFKLPIPDMKPRTETPLFGQHMLKPTGKRKLL; encoded by the exons atgagTAAAGACTATGCACGGATTGAAATGGACCTG GCTTTTGGATCAGCCAAGCCCTACGGGTCCTCGAGAAGTATTGTGAGGAGAATAGCTACTAGTCTTCCTCTTAAACCCTGCCCCAGGGTTCATTTTCAG CTTCATCCATACGCTGAGGACGCTGGTGTCCTGATTGGTGCCAGGAGGCAGAACTGTCAGGTGGCCTCTCTGGCTGATGTCGGCTGGATTGACAGGGACGAGGAGTGGGAGGATGATGTAGACTTCTTTGGCAGACCTAG GTCAGGGGTGCCGCAGGGACTTGTGTTTCGAGCCCACCAGCCTCAGAGAAGACCCTTAACCCGCCGCAGGTCACTGCCCAGCCTGCACCAGGGGGCTCCAGACCCCCAGGGTCCAACAGTCGCAAGTGATGAGGCCATTCAGAAGATCAGTGCGCTGGAGACAGAACTTGCTAAACTCAGAGCTCAGATAGCACAAATCGTACTGGCTCAGGAACAGAACACAAAGCCAG CTGCTACCACAGggacacctcctcctccccctccaccctgCGGCACcctgcctccccctcccccaccaccaccaccaccacctcctcccccaccaccaccaagtcTCCAGCGGACATTTTCAGCCATTGATTTGATAAAAGAGCGCAGGGGGAAGAGGACAGACGGTCAGACTGTTTTGGATCCAAAGCCAGCGGAAATCCCCAGCATGCTGGATGTCCTGAAGGACATGAACAAAGTCAAGCTGAGATCAGTCAAAAG TCGTCCAGTGGAAGTTGACACCAAAGTAAAGTCCAGCGAGCCTGCAGATGCTGCAGCTCTCATCGCAGAGGCCCTGAAACGCAAGTTTGCCCACCGTTACCGACATGACAGCGGACAAGAGGACAAGGAGGACAAGGAGGACTTCAAACTACCCATTCCAGATATGAAACCTCGAACAGAAACCCCTTTG tttggGCAGCACATGTTGAAACCTACTGGGAAAAGGAAGTTGCTCTGA
- the pde7a gene encoding high affinity cAMP-specific 3',5'-cyclic phosphodiesterase 7A isoform X8 gives MNQVYTSKRRGAISYDSSDQTALYIRMLGACVVFKQLFARDVRVRSQVGFEPERRSSHPYLCIDFRTLHTRLSCGSTSASSAPERRVHRLLSFQRYLHSSRLLRGVPQQIPLHILDEDYTGQARCMLEKVGTWNFDIFLFDRLTNGNSLVTLTFHLLNQYGLVELFQLDMVKLWRFLVMVQEDYHSDNPYHNAVHAADVTQAMYCYLREPMLAKSLTSYDILLGLVAAATHDLGHPGVNQPFLIKTDHYLATLYRNTSVLENHHWKSAVGLLRETGLFSHLPAEDSLNMERELGSLILATDISRQNEYLSRFRMHLDQENLCLSNASHRHFILQMALKCADICNPCRPWELSKQWSEKVTEEFFQQGDIEKKHKLEVSPLCDRETNTVGNIQIGFMTYVAEPLFAEWARFSDTRLSQTMLGHMGLNKASWGGLQQEQTSISEEAEPSTAGADTEDAAVAQMDGSRTAGGTSSKEIPQGNRES, from the exons GAGCTTGTGTAGTATTCAAACAGCTGTTTGCAA GAGATGTGAGAGTGAGAAGTCAGGTTGGATTTGAACCGGAACGAAGAAGCTCCCACCCATACCTGTGCATCGACTTCCGAACTCTTCACA cacGGCTGAGCTGTGGGTCCACGTCGGCCAGCTCTGCTCCTGAAAGGAGGGTCCACAGATTGCTCAGCTTCCAGAGGTACCTGCACTCATCCCGCCTGCTGCGGGGAGTCCCCCAACAGATCCCCCTCCACATCCTCGATGAAGACTACACTGGACAGGCCAGA TGCATGCTGGAAAAAGTCGGAACTTggaattttgacattttcctcttCGATAGGTTGACAAATG GAAACAGCCTGGTCACTCTGACCTTCCACCTGCTGAACCAATATGGTCTGGTGGAGCTTTTCCAGCTAGACATGGTCAAACTCTGGAGGTTCCTGGTCATGGTCCAGGAGGACTACCACAGCGACAACCCCTACCACAACGCTGTCCACGCTGCAGATGTCACGCAGGCCATGTACTGCTACCTGCGGGAACCCATG CTTGCAAAGTCTCTGACCTCCTATGACATCCTGCTGGGACTGGTAGCAGCCGCCACTCATGACCTGGGCCATCCTGGGGTCAACCAGCCTTTCCTCATCAAGACTGACCACTATTTAGCTACACTCTATAGG AATACCTCAGTTCTGGAAAACCACCACTGGAAGTCGGCTGTGGGCCTGCTCAGAGAGACTGGGCTGTTCTCCCATCTGCCTGCTGAGGACAG CCTGAACATGGAGAGGGAGTTGGGGTCCTTAATCCTCGCCACGGACATCAGCAGACAGAATGAGTATTTGTCCAGGTTTCGCATGCACCTGGACCAGGAGAACCTGTGCTTGAGCAACGCCAGCCACCGACACTTCATCCTGCAA ATGGCTCTGAAGTGTGCAGACATCTGTAACCCCTGCAGACCCTGGGAGCTGAGCAAACAGTGGAGCGAGAAAGTGACGGAGGAGTTCTTCCAACAAG GAGACATTGAGAAGAAGCACAAACTTGAAGTCAGCCCACTttgtgacagagagacaaacacagttgGCAACATTCAAATAG GCTTCATGACATACGTGGCGGAGCCGCTTTTCGCAGAGTGGGCCCGTTTCTCTGACACACGTCTGTCTCAGACCATGCTGGGCCACATGGGGCTGAACAAGGCCAGCTGGGGCGGTCTACAGCAGGAACAAACCTCCATCTCCGAGGAGGCGGAGCCCAGCACGGCCGGCGCAGACACAGAAGACGCCGCCGTTGCCCAAATGGATGGCAGCAGAACCGCGGGAGGAACCAGCTCCAAAGAAATACCTCAGGGAAACAGAGAATCCTGA